A window from Candidatus Latescibacterota bacterium encodes these proteins:
- a CDS encoding TatD family hydrolase, producing MIDSHAHLHLEDFDADRDAVLARLREAGVRKVMEVGIDRAGAVAALELAARVPELRVAVGCHPHNAEEWDADFAADLRRWAEHPRVLALGEIGLDHYRDYSPHDVQERVFREQLRLARALDLPVVFHVRAAEADFLRVVDDEGLPRRAVLHAFSHDADFARACLERGFWLGIGGIVTFPSSTLPTILRDVPAERVLLETDCPWLSPVPRRGRRNEPAHLTHVVERLAGIYARPAGELEAQLDANFAAFSGED from the coding sequence ATGATCGACAGCCACGCCCACCTGCACCTGGAGGACTTCGACGCGGACCGCGACGCCGTGCTCGCCCGGCTTCGCGAGGCCGGCGTGCGCAAGGTGATGGAGGTGGGCATCGATCGCGCGGGCGCCGTGGCCGCGCTGGAGCTGGCGGCGCGCGTGCCGGAGCTGCGCGTGGCGGTGGGTTGCCATCCCCACAACGCCGAGGAGTGGGACGCGGACTTCGCCGCCGACCTGCGCCGCTGGGCCGAGCACCCGCGCGTGCTGGCCCTGGGGGAGATCGGCCTCGACCACTACCGCGACTACTCGCCGCACGACGTGCAGGAGCGGGTCTTCCGCGAGCAGCTGCGCCTCGCGCGCGCGCTGGACCTGCCCGTGGTCTTCCACGTGCGCGCGGCCGAGGCGGACTTCCTGCGCGTCGTCGACGACGAGGGCCTGCCGCGCCGCGCGGTGCTCCACGCCTTCAGCCACGACGCCGACTTCGCGCGGGCCTGCCTGGAGCGCGGTTTCTGGCTGGGGATCGGCGGGATCGTCACCTTTCCGAGCAGCACGCTGCCGACGATCCTGCGCGACGTGCCCGCCGAGCGCGTTCTGCTGGAGACGGACTGTCCCTGGCTTTCGCCCGTGCCGCGGCGGGGACGTCGCAACGAGCCGGCGCACCTGACCCACGTAGTGGAGCGGCTGGCGGGAATCTACGCGCGGCCGGCCGGGGAGCTCGAGGCGCAGCTCGACGCCAACTTCGCCGCCTTCAGCGGGGAGGATTGA
- a CDS encoding dicarboxylate/amino acid:cation symporter, whose product MPSTGRPRGNSLFILAIFVAMLAGGLLGALLGRELPLLALVGDLFLAGLKMMIVPLVGSSMIVGVASLGDVRRLGRLGGLTLVYYLSTTLLAAALGLLLVNLIHPGAGVDATSAALEGGVHEYSFLDVLRGIVPPNLFKALAEGQMLPLIFFSLFFGAMLSTVGEKGAPVLAFFDGIFQVSLRMVHLVVATAPLGVFALVATRLGAAGGWTAFASEFRALGLYALTVMLGLLLHGAVTLPAVLATFGRRSPLRFVRDMLEPIAVSFSTASSSATLPVTMEAVRERAGVDGRVGNFVLPLGATVNMDGTALYEAIAAVFIAQSYGVALTLPVQLVIIFTATLAAVGAAGIPQAGLVTMVMVLQTAGLPAEGIGMILAIDWFLDRCRTTVNVWGDAVGAAVIARHVRFESPEAVPRHGNGERR is encoded by the coding sequence ATGCCGTCCACCGGCCGCCCACGGGGCAACTCGCTGTTCATCCTCGCCATCTTCGTCGCCATGCTCGCCGGCGGCCTGCTCGGCGCCCTGCTCGGGCGGGAGCTGCCGCTGCTGGCGCTGGTGGGCGACCTCTTTCTGGCGGGCCTGAAGATGATGATCGTCCCCCTGGTCGGCTCGAGCATGATCGTGGGCGTGGCGTCGCTGGGTGACGTCCGGCGCCTGGGGCGCCTGGGCGGCCTGACGCTGGTCTACTATCTGAGCACGACGCTGCTCGCGGCGGCGCTGGGGCTGCTGCTGGTGAACCTCATCCATCCGGGCGCGGGCGTGGACGCGACGAGCGCCGCGCTGGAGGGGGGAGTGCACGAGTACTCCTTTCTCGACGTGCTGCGCGGGATCGTCCCGCCCAATCTCTTCAAGGCGCTGGCCGAGGGCCAGATGCTGCCGCTGATCTTCTTCTCGCTCTTCTTCGGCGCCATGCTGAGCACCGTCGGCGAGAAGGGCGCGCCGGTGCTCGCCTTCTTCGATGGCATCTTCCAGGTGAGCCTGCGCATGGTGCATCTGGTGGTGGCGACGGCCCCGCTGGGCGTCTTCGCGCTGGTGGCCACCCGCCTCGGCGCCGCGGGCGGGTGGACCGCCTTCGCCTCCGAGTTCAGGGCGCTGGGCCTCTACGCCCTCACGGTGATGCTGGGGCTGCTGCTGCACGGGGCCGTCACGCTGCCGGCGGTGCTGGCCACCTTCGGCCGCCGCTCGCCGCTGCGCTTCGTGCGCGACATGCTCGAGCCCATCGCCGTCTCCTTCTCGACGGCCAGCAGCAGCGCGACGCTGCCCGTCACGATGGAGGCCGTGCGCGAGCGGGCGGGCGTGGACGGCCGCGTGGGCAACTTCGTGCTGCCCCTCGGCGCCACGGTGAACATGGACGGCACGGCGCTCTACGAGGCCATCGCGGCCGTGTTCATCGCCCAGAGCTACGGCGTGGCGCTGACCCTGCCGGTGCAGCTGGTGATCATCTTCACGGCCACGCTCGCGGCCGTGGGCGCGGCGGGGATCCCGCAGGCGGGCCTGGTGACCATGGTGATGGTGCTGCAGACCGCCGGCCTGCCGGCGGAGGGGATCGGAATGATTCTCGCCATCGACTGGTTCCTTGACCGCTGCCGCACAACTGTTAATGTCTGGGGTGACGCCGTGGGGGCGGCGGTCATCGCACGTCATGTGCGCTTCGAGTCGCCGGAAGCGGTTCCACGCCATGGGAACGGTGAGCGGCGCTGA
- the rsmA gene encoding ribosomal RNA small subunit methyltransferase A produces the protein MSVPEREPDAPLRPKKALGQNFLRDPNLIRKIVAAVDPRPGDLILEYGCGTGALTRPLVASGARVVGVEVDRDLLVRLAADPALDGLDLRDAGLEALPPRAVTGGDVRLKLVGNLPYQLSSVALFAAVEDWELLERVVFMLQREVAERVMEPPGSRRYGILPALIQARFGVEKVLDAGPKAFFPPPEVKSRVLRLTPLPSPRVDADLWPAYRDLVKTLFRERRKQCGSLLKKYYAADDDYLVELERAGGPSPGRRPETLSIEELAELAARLVTSPPGPRNA, from the coding sequence GTGAGCGTCCCCGAACGGGAACCGGACGCGCCCCTGCGGCCAAAGAAGGCCCTGGGACAGAACTTCCTCCGCGACCCGAACCTGATTCGCAAGATCGTGGCCGCGGTGGATCCCCGGCCCGGCGACCTGATCCTCGAGTACGGCTGCGGCACGGGCGCGCTGACGCGTCCGCTGGTGGCGAGCGGCGCGCGCGTGGTGGGGGTGGAGGTGGACCGCGACCTGCTCGTCCGCCTCGCGGCCGACCCCGCGCTCGACGGCCTCGATCTGCGCGACGCCGGGCTCGAGGCGCTGCCCCCGCGGGCCGTGACGGGCGGGGACGTCCGCCTGAAGCTGGTGGGCAACCTGCCTTACCAGCTCAGCTCGGTGGCGCTCTTCGCCGCCGTGGAGGACTGGGAGCTGCTGGAACGGGTGGTGTTCATGCTGCAGCGCGAGGTGGCCGAGCGGGTGATGGAACCGCCGGGCAGCCGCCGCTACGGCATACTGCCGGCCCTGATCCAGGCCCGCTTCGGGGTGGAGAAGGTGCTGGACGCCGGTCCCAAGGCCTTCTTTCCCCCGCCCGAGGTGAAGAGCCGCGTGCTCCGCCTCACCCCCCTGCCGTCCCCCCGCGTGGACGCCGACCTCTGGCCGGCCTACCGGGATCTGGTGAAGACGCTCTTCCGCGAACGTCGCAAGCAGTGCGGATCCCTGCTCAAAAAGTACTACGCTGCGGACGATGACTATCTGGTAGAACTGGAGCGAGCCGGCGGCCCGAGCCCCGGACGTCGCCCCGAAACCCTGAGCATCGAGGAACTGGCGGAGCTGGCGGCGCGGCTCGTCACGTCGCCGCCGGGGCCTCGTAACGCCTGA